GCTCCACCACCGCACCCGCGGTCCCGCCCGCCACCGCGGCACCCGCCGCACCCGCGGTCCCGTCCGCCACCGCGGCACCCGCCGCACCCGCGGTCCCGTCCGCCACCGCGGCACCCGCCGCACCCGCGGTCCCGTCCGCCACCGCGGCACCCGCCGCACCCGCGGTCCCGTCCGCCACCGCGGCACCCGCCGCCACCGCGGTCCCGTCCGCCACCGCGGCACCCATCGCACCCGCGGTCCCGCCCGCCACCGCGGGAGCCACCACCCCCGGCTGCCCCGCCGTCCCGCGCCCCCGTGCCGACGCCGTCCGCAACCGCGAGCGCATCCTGGCCGCGGCCCGCGAGGTCTTCGTGGAGTTCGGCCCCGGCGCCCCCTTCGACGAGGTGGCGCGCCGCGCGGGCATCGGCAACGCCACCCTCTACCGGCACTTCCCCGACCGGGACGCCCTCGTCCACCACGTCGTCCTCTACGTCATGGACGGGGTGGCCTCCGAAGCCGAGGCCACCCTCGCCGAAGAACCCGACGCCTTCGCCGCGCTCTGCCGCTTCACGCACGCCGCCGCCGACGAGCGGATCGGCGCCCTGTGCCCGATGCTCGCCGACGACTTCGACCGCGACCACCCCGAACTCGTCGCCGCGCGCGAGGCGTTGGAGGCCGTCATCGAGCGGCTGCTGGCCACCGGCCAGGACGCCGGCCTGATCCGTACGGACATCGGCGTCGGCGATCTGACGCTCGCCCTCTCCCAGCTCAGCCGCCCCCTCCCGGGGACCGGCTGCCTCGACGCGGACCGTTTCGTCCACCGCCATCTCCAGCTGTTCCTCGACGGGTTGCGGGCCCCGGCCCGCTCGGTGCTGCCCGGTGCGGCGGCCACCCTGGAGGACCTGAGGCGGAAAACCATGTGACACGCACATAGCTCCGTTATTAGCCTCTTTCAGTCATTCCGTACAGTGAAGTGGGTACCCCCATGTCAAAAACAGCCGCGATTCCGCCGCTGGCTGCCGATCCCAGCCGCTGGAAGGCACTCGTCTTCATAGCCCTGGCCCAGCTGATGGTCGTCCTCGACGCGACCATCGTGAACATCGCCCTCCCCTCGGCCCAGACCGACCTCGGCATCTCCGACGGCAACCGCCAGTGGGTCATCACCGCCTACGCGCTCGCCTTCGGCGGTCTGCTCCTCTTCGGCGGCCGCATCGCCGACAAGTGGGGCCGCAAGAACGCCTTCACCGTCGGTCTCATCGGCTTCGCCCTGGCCTCCGCGCTCGGCGGCGCCGCCACCGGCGAGGCCATGATGCTGGGCGCCCGCGCCCTCCAGGGCGCCTTCGGCGCGCTGCTCGCGCCGGCCGCCCTCTCGCTGCTCGCGGTGATGTTCACCGACGCCAAGGAGCGGGCCAAGGCCTTCGGCATCTACGGTGCCATCGCGGGCGGCGGCGGCGCTGTCGGCCTGATCCTCGGCGGCTTCCTCACCGAGTACCTCAACTGGCGCTGGACCTTCTTCGTCAACATCCCCTTCGCGATCGTCGCGGCCATCGGCGCCTGGTTCGTCATCCGCGAGCCCGCCGGCTCCCGCAACCGCGCACCGCTCGACATCCCGGGCGTGGTCCTGTCCACCCTCGGCCTGGTCGCCCTCGTGTACGGCTTCACCCGCGCCGAGTCCGCCGGCTGGTCGGACGCCACGACCGTGGGCATGTTCGTCGCCTCCGCGGTGCTCCTGGCGGCCTTCGTCGGCGTCGAGTCCAAGGTCAAGTCCCCGCTGCTCCCGCTGCGCGTGCTGCTGGAGCGCAACCGCGGCGGCGTCTACCTCTCGCTGGGCCTCGCCGTCATCTCCATGTTCGGCCTGTTCCTCTTCCTCACCTACTACCTGCAGGTCGTCAAGGGCTTCTCGCCCGTCAAGACCGGCTTCGCCTTCCTCCCGATGATCGTGGGCATGATCACCGGCTCCACCCAGATCGGCGCCCGCCTGATGACGCGGGTCCCGCCGCGCCTGCTGATGGGCCCCGGCTTCCTGGTCGCCGCCACCGGCATGCTGCTGCTGACCCGGCTGGAGGTCGGGTCCTCCTACCCGGCGCTGATCCTGCCCGCCCAGCTGCTGCTCGGCCTCGGCATGGGTACGGCGTTCATGCCGGCCATGTCCCTGGCCACGCACGGGGTGAACCCGGCCGACGCCGGTGTCGCCTCCGCCATGGTCAACACCTCGCAGCAGGTCGGCGGCGCCATCGGCACCGCGCTGCTGAACACCATCGCCGCCTCGGCGACCACCGCCTACCTGACCGACCACGCGGCCGAGGCCGCGGCCGGCGGCGCCGCGGCCAAGCTGGTCCAGGCGCAGGCCATGGTCGAGGGCTACTCCTCCGCCATCTGGTGGGCGGTGGGCATCCTCGCCACCAGCTCGGCCATCGCGCTGACGCTGATCAACACCGGCCGTCCGGGTGCCGGCGGCCCGGTGGCCTCCGGCTCGGGCTCCGCCGAGGACGCCGAGTTCAAGGTGCCGGTGATCGCCCACTGACGGGGGCTGCGCCGGTCCGGGAATGACTGAAGACCCCGCGTGGTTCAAATTTGAACCACGCGGGGTCGGTCCTGTTTCCGGGGGCCACGCTCCCGCCCGCACCCGCACGAAGGAGCCCCCCGATGACCCCCGCCGCCGCGGTTCCCGCGATCCCCGCCGCCCGGATGCCCGCGCTCTACCTCAGCCACGGCGCGCCGCCCCTCGCGGACGACCCGATCTGGCCGGCCGAACTGGCCGCCTGGTCCGCGCGGCTGCCCCGCCCCACGGCGATCCTGATGGTCTCGGCCCACTGGGAGGAGGCCCCGCTCGCCCTCGGCGCCACCGTGCCCACCCCGCTCGTGTACGACTTCCGGGGCTTCCCCGAGCACTACTACCGGGTCCGCTACGACGCCCCCGGCGCCCCCGCGCTGGCCGCCTCCGTACGGGCCCTGCTGCGCGCCCCGGGCACCCCCGTCCAGGACGTCCCCGGCCGCGGCCTCGACCACGGGGCGTACGTCCCGCTGGTGGAGATGTTCCCCGAGGCCGACATACCGGTGCTCCAGATCTCCCTGCCGACCCTGAACCCGCGCCGGCTGATGGACATCGGCCGCAAGCTGGCCCCGCTGCGCGACGAGGGCGTCCTCGTCGTCGGCAGCGGCTTCTTCACCCACAACCTCGCCGCGCTCCGCCACCCCGGCCCGGGCGTCCCCGCCTGGTCGGCCGAGTTCGACGCCTGGGGCAGCGAGGCGCTGGCCGCCGGCGATCTGGACGCGCTGCTCGACTTCGAGTCCGCGTCCCCCTCGGGCCGACTGGCGCACCCCCGTACGGAACACTTCGCCCCGCTCTTCGTCACCCTCGGCGCCGCCGAGGCCGCGGGCGACCTCGGGTCCCGCCGCGACACGGTGGACGGCTTCTGGATGGGCCTCTCGAAGCGCTCCTTCCAGTTCGGCTAGGTCGTCTCTTTCGGATCTTGTCGGCCGAGCCCGCGGCGTCTGGTGCCGTGCCTGGGCGTGCTGCCGGGGCGCTCGCCTACTGGACGTACGTGGTCGCCTCGGCAGTGCGGCCAGGCACGGTGTCAGACGCCGCGGGCCCGGCAAGATCCGAAAGAGACGGCCTAGGTCGGCGGGACGCCCCGGCCGGCGGTTCCCGCCCCGGGACGGCCGCACGTGACCGTTTTTGGCGTAAAAAAGCAGCTTGTCGTTTATTCGGTGATTACTTCGCCCGCGCAGGCAACCGGCGGGCGCCGCGGGCCGTCTTCAGGGGCGGAGTGCAGGTGTCCGCGGCGCGGCTCCGCAAGGGGCCCGGCCGCGGCGGATGTGACGGCGGTCTCACGGACCGTGTGGTCCGGCGGGGGGCGGCGCCTCTCGGATCGCCCCCCGTTCCCGCCCTGACCTGCATTTCTTCGGGTTCTGTCGGCGTCCGGTCCCGCCTCGCGGCGGGGCAGGATACTGCAAGATCTCCGAAAAGAGGGAGCATCGTGGGAATTCTGTCCCGATTCCAGTCGTTGTTTCCTTCGGAAGCGGGCACTCGGGAGAGTGTCCGGGGACGTACCAGGGCTCGACCGGTGGCGTCCAGCAGCCGCACCGCGACCGAACTCATCGCAAGGGAGCACGCATGGCAACCCGCGCCGTCGCCCGTCGTCAGTCCTCGAGCAGTGCCCGCTCGGTGGGCGGGGAGATCGCAGACCGCGACCTTGTCGGCATGTACCTGGACGAGATCGCTCGCACCCCGCTGCTCGACGCGGCCAAGGAAGTGGAGCTCTCCCAGATCATCGAGGCGGGCGTGTACGCCCGCCAGATCCTCGACGGAGGCATAGAGCGCGAGGGCCGGGCGCCCTCGCGCGAGGAGCTGGAGGCGCTCGCCGCCGAGGGCGAGCGCGCCAAGGAAGTCTTCATCCGGTCCAACCTGCGCCTCGTCGTAGCGGTCGCCCGCCGCTACCCGCGCAGCGGGCTGCCCCTCCTCGACCTCATCCAGGAGGGCAACGCCGGCCTGGTCCGCGCCGTCGAGAAGTTCGACTACGCCAAGGGCTTCAAGTTCTCCACGTACGCCACGTGGTGGATCCGCCAGGCCATCACCCGCTCCATCGCCGACCAGTCCCGCACCATCCGCCTCCCCGTCCACCTCGTCGAGGAGCTCGGCCGCATCCGCCGAGTCCAGCGCGAGTTCAACCGGGAGAACGGCCGGGACCCGGAGCACGCGGAGATCGCCGCCGAGCTGGACACGACGGAGAAGCGCGTCGGCGACGTGCTGGACTGGGCCCGTGACCCGGTCAGCCTGAACATGGGCGTGGACGACGACGGCGACACGCAGTTCGGCGACCTGCTGGAGGACACCTCGGCGATCTCGCCCGAGCAGTCCGTGCTCTCGCTGCTGCGCAGCGAGGAGCTGGAAGACCTCCTCGGCAAGCTGGACCAGCGCACGGCGTCGATCATCAAGATGCGGTACGGCATCGACGACGGCCGCGAGCGGACCCTGACCGAGGTCGGCAAGCAGCACGGCCTGACCCGTGAGCGCATCCGCCAGATCGAGAAGCACGCGCTGCTGGAGCTGAAGAAGATGGCCCACGACACGGGCTTCGACGCCGTGGCCTGATCCGTCCCACCCCCCCCCAGACGAGCCCCGGCACCTATCCCCCCCAGGTGCCGGGGCTCCCCCCTGCCCTGCCCCCTCCCCGACTACCCCCCGGCCCCGGCCAGCCGGTCCGCCAGGGCGCGGGCACCCGCCGCCAGCGCCGCCGGGGCCTGCACCGTGAACGGCAACCCCGTCAGCGCCAGCCGCGCGGCCAGCCACTCCGGCGCGTCCCCGCTCTCGAACCGCACCCGCGTGCCCCCACCGCCCGCGCCCCCACCGCCCGCACCCACACCACCCGCACCCGCACTGCCTGCGCCCGTGCCCACACCACCCGCACTCGTACCACCCGCACCTCCGACCGCACCCGTACCACCGTCGCCCTCCACCGCCGCCTCCCGCAGCCACTGCGGCAGCTCCGCCGGCCCCGCCGCGAAGGTGACCTCCACCGCGTACGTCTCCCCGCCCCGCAGCCCCCGCCGGACGAACTCCTCCGCCTCCATCGGCAGCTCGCGCGGCGCGAACCGGGCCCCCGTCGCGAACGCCTCCGCCACCCGGTCCACCCGGAAGGTCCGCCAGTCCCCGCGCTCCAGGTCGTACGCGACCAGGTACCACCGGCTCCCCGTGCTCACCAGCCGGTACGGCTCCACCACCCGCCGCGACCGCACCCCGTCCCGCGCCCGGTAGGCGAACCGCAGCCGCTCCGGCCCGGCCACCGCCGAGGCCATCGCGGTCAGCGTGCGCGGGTCCACGCTCGCCCCGTCCCCCCGGCTCAGCGCGACGGTGGCCGACTGGAGCGCGCCCACCCGCCGCCGCAGCCGCGAGGGCAGGACCTGCTCCAGCTTGGCCAGCGCCCGTACGGAGGCCTCCTCGATCCCCTCGATGGCGTGCCCGGCGCCCGCCCGCAGCCCCACCGCGATGGCCACCGCCTCCTCGTCGTCGAGGAGCAGCGGCGGCATCGCCGCCCCGGCCACCAGCCGGTACCCGCCGTCCGCGCCCAGCGTGGCCTCCACCGGGTACCCCAGCTCCCGTAGTCGCCCGATGTCCCGCCGGATCGTCCGGGGGCTCACCCGCAGCCGCTCCGCCAGCTCGCTGCCGGGCCATTCGCGCGGGGTCTGGAGGAGGGACAGCAGGGACAGGAGCCGTGCCGGAGTGTCGGTCATGCCCTCCAGGCTGCCAGCGAACGAGGACACGGGGTGACCTAGATGCCGTCTACGTTTCTCTCCATGAGCACCGAGACGTCCCACGCATCGCCCGGAAGAGAGAACGGGCCCGTACGAGAAGAGCGGAACGCGGCCGCGCCGCCGGACCCGGGCGCGGCGCCGGCCGCCGGCCCCCACGACGCTCCCGCGCCGGGCGGCTCGTCCGCCGACCGCCGCCGCTGGCTGGCGCTCGCCATCGTGATGACCGCGGCCTTCATGGACCTGGTCGACGTCACGATCGTCAACATCGCCATCCCCAGCATGCGCCAGGACCTCGGCGCCTCCACCAGCGCGATCCAGTGGATCACCGCCGGCTACGCGCTCGCCTTCGCCGCGGGCCTGATCACCGGTGGCCGTCTCGGCGACATCTACGGCCGCAAGCGCCTCTTCCTCGTCGGCATCACCGGCTTCACCGCCGCCTCGCTGCTCTGCGGCATCGCCGCCGACCCGGCGATGCTGGTCTCCTCCCGCCTGCTCCAGGGCGCGATGGCGGCCCTGATGGTCCCGCAGGTCCTCGCGATCATCCACGTGACCTTCCCGCCGCACGAGCGCGGCAAGGTCTTCGGCCTGTTCGGCGCCATCGTGGGCCTCGGCGCCGTCTCGGGCCCCATGCTGGGCGCGCTGCTCACCGAGTGGAACCTGTTCGGCCTCGAATGGCGTCCGATCTTCCTGATCAACCTGCCCGTCGGCATCGCGGGCGTGCTCCTGGGCCGCAAGTTCATCACCGAGTCCAAGGCCCCCCGGGCCCTGCGCCTGGACCTGGTCGGCGTGGTGCTGGCCACCCTCGCGCTGGTCATGCTGATCTTCCCGCTCACGCACGGCCGGGAGAACGACTGGCCGCTGTGGGGCTTCGTGTGCATGGCCCTGGCGCCGGTCGTCTTCGCGGGCTTCATCGCCTACGAGAAGTACAAGATCAAGAAGGACGGTTCGCCCCTCGTCGAGCTGTCCCTCTTCAAGGTCAAGAGCTTCGCCGGCGGCATCGCCGTCCAGCTGACCTTCGGCATCGCGACCGGCATCTTCTTCCTGGTCTGGACCCTGTACATGCAGATGGGCCTCGGCTGGAGCGCCCTGCGCGCCGGCACCACCGGCATCCCCTTCTCCGTCGCCGTCTCGGCCGCCGCGGGCATCTCGGTGCAGAAGCTCGTCCCGCGCTTCGGCCGCAAGGTGCTCCAGGCCGGTGCGCTGACCATGGCCGCGGGCCTGCTCCTCTACATCTGGGAGTCGCAGCACTACGGCATGGGGATCGCGTCCTGGCAGATGGCCGCCCCCCTGGTCGTCATGGGCATCGGCATGGGCCTGATCGTGGCCCCGCTGACCGACACCGTGCTCTCCGAGGTGCCGCCGGAGCACGCCGGCTCCGCCTCCGGCCTGATCAACACCACCGGCCAGATGGGCAACGCGCTGGGCCTCGGCCTCACCTCGGTGGTCTTCTTCGGCCTGATCGACGACGACACGGTCTTCGGCTCCCCCTACGTCGAGGCCTTCCGCGGCGCCCTGTGGTGGGTCGTGGCCGTGCTGTTGGTGATCTTCGCCGTGATGTTCATGCTGCCGCGCAAGGCGGTGCCCTCCGAGCACCGCGAGGGCGGCCCCGACGCCCCGGCCGCCCCCGCGGTCCCGGCTCAGGCCGACGGCCGGGCACCGGCACCGGCCCCGGCGAAGGTCCCCGCGGTCTGAGGGCCCGGGCCCTTCGGCCCCACTTCACGGACATGCCCGCCTTTGATGGCGGGCATGTCCGTTTTTCTTTGTTTCGGGACCTGTGGGGGCGTACTCTCGGGGGGAAGTCACAGACTCGGGCATGGAACGGACGTAAAGCCACATGTACGCACCGGAGCGTCAACAGGAGATCCTCCGCCTCGCCCGCGAGGCGGGCCGGGTGGACGTGCTCTCCCTCGCCGACCGCTTCGAGGTCACCGCCGAGACCGTGCGCCGCGACCTCAAGGCCCTCGACCGGGCCGGCCTGGTCCGCCGCGTCCACGGCGGTGCCATCCCGGCCGGCCGGCTCGACTTCGAGCCGGACCTCAGCGAACGCGAGGCCACCGCCGCCGGCGAGAAGGACCGCATCGCGGCCGCCGCCCTCGCCGAGCTCCCCGACGGCGGCAGCGTGGTGCTCGACGCGGGCAGCACCGTCGCCCGCCTCGCCGCCCTGATCCCCGTCGAGTCCGCGCTGACCGTGGTCACCCACGCGCTCCCCGTCGCCGCCCGCCTCGCCGACCACACCGGCGTCGACCTGCACCTCGTCGGCGGCCGGGTGCGCCACCGCACCCGCGCCGCCGTCGACGCCTGGGCGCTGCGCGCGTACGCGGAGATCCGCGCGGACGTCCTCTTCCTCGCGACGAACGGCTTCTGCGCGCAGGGCGGCCTGACCACCCCCGACCTCGCCGAGGCGGCCGTCAAGCGCGCCGCCATGGCCGCCGCCCGCCGGGTCGTCCTCCTCGCGGACTCCGCCAAGGCCGGCCAGGAGCACTTCGCGCGGTTCGGTTCCTTCGCCGAGGTCGACCTCCTCATCACGGACACGGGGCTCGCCCCCGCCCAGCACGCGGCGATCGAGGCCGCCGGTACGGAAGTTGTGCTCGTATGATCCTCACCGTCACCCCCAACCCCTCCCTCGACCGGACCTACGAGGTCCCCTCGCTGGACCGCGGCGCGGTGCTGCGCGCCACCGGCGACCGCGTCGACCCCGGAGGCAAGGGCGTCAACGTGTCCCGCGCCGTGGCCGCCGCGGGCGTCCGCACGACGGCGGTCCTCCCGCTGGGCGGCGCTCCGGGCGCCCTGCTCGCCGAACTGCTCACCGCCCAGGGCGTGGACGTCACGGCCGTCTCCATCGCCGGCCAGACCCGCTCCAACATCTCCGTGGCCGAACCGGACGGCACCCTCACCAAGATCAACGCGGCGGGTCCGGAGCTCTCCCCGGACGAGTCGGCGCTGCTCCTGGAGACCGTCCGCACCGGCTCCGCCGCCGCCTCCTGGATCGCCTGCTGCGGCAGCCTCCCGCGCGGCCTGGACCCCCGCTGGTACGCCGACCTGGTCACCCGGGCGCACGAGGCGGGCGCCCGGATCGCGCTGGACACCTCGGGCCCCGCCCTGGTCGCGGCCCTCCCGGCCCGCCCGGACGTGGTCAAGCCCAACGCCTCCGAGCTCGCCGAAGCCGTCGGCCGCCCCCTGGCCACCCTCGGCGACGCCGTCAAGGCCGCCGAGGAGCTCCGCTCCCTGGGCGCGGGCGCGGTCCTGGCCTCCCTCGGCGGCGACGGCCAGCTGCTGGTCTGCGCGCAGGGCACCTTCCACGGCACCGCACCCGTCGACGCCGTCCGCAGCGACGTCGGGGCGGGCGACGCCTCCCTCGCCGGCTTCCTCATCGCCGGCGGCACCGGACCCGACGCCCTCGCCTCGGCCCTGGCCCACGGCGCGGCGGCGGTCCAGCTGCCCGGCAGCGCCATGCCCACCCCCTCGGACCTGCGTCCCGACGCGGTCCGCGTCACCCAGGACCTGCCCCTGGACCTCCCCCTGTCCGAACCCACCGCGGTCTGACGCGCGCAAAGGAGCCCGCGATGAGCGAGATGATCACCCCCGAACTGGTCGACCTCGACCTGTCCGCCGACTCGAAGGAGGAGGCGGCGCGTTCCCTGGCGACGCGGATGCGGGAGCTGGGCCGGATCACCGACCTGGACGGCTTCCTCGCCGACGTGGCGGCACGGGAGGCGCAGATGCCGACCGGCCTGGAGGGAGGGATCGGCATCCCGCACTGCCGGTCCGCCCACGTGAGCGCCCCGACCCTGGCCTTCGGCCGCGCCCCGGCCGGCATCGACTTCGGCGCCCCCGACGGCCCGGCGGACCTGGTCTTCCTGATCGCCGCCCCGGCCGGCGCGGACGACGCCCACCTCACCATCCTGTCCTCGCTGGCCCGCCGCCTGATGCGCCCCGAATTCGTCGGAGCCCTGCGCTCCGCGCGGACCCCCGCCCAGGCCGCCGCCCTGATCGCCGGCGACCCCGAGCCCACCCCGGCCCCGGCTCCGGCCCCCACCCCGGCGTCCGCCCCGGCCCCCGCGACCACCCCCGCCGAGCCGGCCGCCCCCGCCGGCGACCGCTTCGCGGTCGTCGCCGTGACCTCCTGCCCGACCGGGATCGCCCACACCTACATGGCCGCCGAGTCGCTCACCCGGGCCGCGGCCGAGGCCGGCATCGACATCACCGTCGAGACGCAGGGCTCGGCCGGCTTCACCAAGCTCACCCCGGAGCAGATCGCCGCGGCCGACGCCGTCGTCTTCGCCCACGACGTGCCCGTCCGCGACCGCGCCCGCTTCGCCGGCAAGCCCACCGTCGACACCGGCGTCAAGGCCGGCATCAACCGGGCCGCCGAACTCCTCGCCGAAGCCCGCGACAAGGCGGCCCGCGGCGAGGTCGAGAGCCACGCCCCGACCCCCGTCGAGCGGACCGGCGAAGAAGCCGACGGGTACGGGGCCCGGCTGCGCACCTGGCTCATGTCCGGTGTCAGCTACATGGTCCCCTTCGTCGCCGCCGGCGGCCTCCTCATCGCGCTCGCCTTCGCCATCGGCGGGTACGAGATCAACACCGCCCCGTCCGTCGCCGAGCACTTCGTCTGGACCGAGGCGGCCAGCTGGGCCGCCCTCCTCTTCCAGACCGGCGGTCTCGCCTTCGGCTTCCTCGTCCCGGTCCTCGCCGGCTACATCGCCTACGGCATGGCCGACCGGCCCGGCCTCGTCCCCGGTTTCGTCGGCGGCGCCGTCGCCGTCACCATCAACGCCGGCTTCCTCGGCGGCCTGATCGCCGGCCTCATCGCGGGCGGGACCGTCCTCGCCGTCCAGCGGATCAGGATCCCGACCCCGCTGCGCGGGATCATGCCGGTGGTCGTCCTGCCGCTCATCGGCTCGGCCGTCACCGCGTTCCTGATGTTCCTGGTCATCGGCAAGCCCGTCGCCTCGCTCCAGCAGGCCCTCACCGACTGGCTGTCCGGCCTCTCCGGCGCCAACGCGATCATCCTCGGCGTCATCCTCGGCCTGATGATGTGCTTCGACCTCGGCGGCCCGCTCAACAAGGTGGCCTACGCCTTCGCCGTCGGCGGCCTCGCCACCCCCAACGAGGGCAGCATGAAGGTCATGGCCGCCGTGATGGCCGCGGGCATGGTCCCGCCGCTCGCGATGGCCCTGGCCACCACCGTCCGGGGCCGGCTCTTCTCCAAGGCCGAGCGGGAGAACGGCAAGGCCGCCTGGTTCCTCGGAGCCTCCTTCATCAGCGAGGGAGCCATCCCCTTCGCCGCGGCCGACCCGCTGCGCGTCATCCCCGCCTCGATGGTCGGCGGCGCCGTCACCGGAGCCCTGTCGATGGCCTTCGAGTGCACCCTGCGGGCCCCGCACGGCGGCATCTTCGTCCTCCCGCTGACCGGGAACCCGCTGCTCTACCTGATCGCCATCGCCGCCGGCACGCTCACCACCACCGCGCTGGTCGTCCTGCTGAAGGGCACCCGCCGGACCTCCGGCCCGGCGCAGCCCCCGGCCGCCCGCGAGGCCGGCGCCGCGGAGGTCGCCGCCGCGGCCTGACCCCCCGCGCCGCCCTCACCGCACCCGCGCGCGGAGCCGCATGGCTCCGCGCGCGGCTTCTTCGCTCTCGTACACCTCGCACATGTGCCGCCCGTCCGGCGTGGCCGTGTGCTCGACCTCCCACAGGCTGACCTCGGCCCCGTCCAGCAGCACGAAGGCGTGCTCGTACAGGCTGAAACCCGCGTCCCGGCCGCCCGGCAGGGACGCCCGCGTGCCGAAGGCCTGCGTGATCCGGTGGCCGTACGCCGACCGCAGCCGCGCCGCGACCTGCGCACCCGGCCGGTCCGCGTTCTCCGCGCGCCGCAGCACCCGCCGGGCGTGGTCGGCGGACTCCTCCACCGTGTACTCCCGCCGGCACCGGTCCGCGGCCGCGAACAGCGCGCTCAGCCCCGCAGGATCGCGCCCCGGCTCCGCGTCCCCCGGCAGCGGCGCCGGGTCCAGGGCGGCCTCGGCCGGGGCCTCCCCGAAGAGCCGGACCACGGCCGGACGGATCTCCGCCCTGCTCGCGAAGACCTCGTACCGCACCGCCCGGTCACTCTCCTGCCGGTACGCCAGCTCCCACAGCGACACCGACCCGCCGTCGGCCAGCAGGTAGGTGTGCCGGTGGCTCTCCCGCCAGGCACCGGTGGCGGGGGAGCGGTGCGTGGTGTAGAGGGAGGAGCTGTGGGCGAGCGCCGTACCGAGGCGCTCCACCAACGGGTCCGGCAGGTCGAAGGAGTTCAGGGCGCGGCCCAGGAGTCGGTCGAGGTGGGCCTCGGTTGTCTCGTACGGATCGCTCAAGGTGGGTCTCCAGGCCGTCGCAGCGAGTCACTCGGCAGGTGCTCAACGTAGCCCCTCCGCCTGACATCACGTCCGGGATTCGGTAAAACGTCCGGGAAGCATCAGGGGTTCCCGCCACACCTTCAGGTCAACCTGCGTACGAATAGGCATGGTTGGCCCGGCTCTGGTAGGGAGCGGGGGACTATGGGCCGCATGGCAACGAATACAGTGGGCGTCCCCCGCCAGCAGGGACGGCCCCGCACGCACGACGAGGGCGAACGGGAAGCGGCGCCCCGGGGGTTGGCCTGGCTGCTGGCCGTCACCGGCGCCGCCGGGGTGCTGGCCTCCTGGGTGATCACCCTCGACAAGTTCCTCCTGCTGGAGGACCCGGACTTCAAGCCCGCCTGCAGCCTGAACCCGGTCGTCTCCTGCGGCAGCGTCATGAAGAGCGACCAGGCGGCGGCCTTCGGCTTCCCCAACCCCATGCTGGGCCTGGTCGCCTACGCCGTCGTGGTCTGCGTCGGCGCGGGCCTGCTGGCCGGCGCCCGCTACCGGGGCTGGTTCTGGCTGGGTCTGAACGCGGGCACGCTCTTCGGCGTCGGCTTCTGCTCCTGGCTGATGGTCCAGTCGCTCTACGAGATCAACGCCCTGTGCCTGTGGTGCTGTCTGGCCTGGGTGGCGACCCTGC
Above is a window of Streptomyces subrutilus DNA encoding:
- a CDS encoding PTS fructose transporter subunit IIABC, with amino-acid sequence MSEMITPELVDLDLSADSKEEAARSLATRMRELGRITDLDGFLADVAAREAQMPTGLEGGIGIPHCRSAHVSAPTLAFGRAPAGIDFGAPDGPADLVFLIAAPAGADDAHLTILSSLARRLMRPEFVGALRSARTPAQAAALIAGDPEPTPAPAPAPTPASAPAPATTPAEPAAPAGDRFAVVAVTSCPTGIAHTYMAAESLTRAAAEAGIDITVETQGSAGFTKLTPEQIAAADAVVFAHDVPVRDRARFAGKPTVDTGVKAGINRAAELLAEARDKAARGEVESHAPTPVERTGEEADGYGARLRTWLMSGVSYMVPFVAAGGLLIALAFAIGGYEINTAPSVAEHFVWTEAASWAALLFQTGGLAFGFLVPVLAGYIAYGMADRPGLVPGFVGGAVAVTINAGFLGGLIAGLIAGGTVLAVQRIRIPTPLRGIMPVVVLPLIGSAVTAFLMFLVIGKPVASLQQALTDWLSGLSGANAIILGVILGLMMCFDLGGPLNKVAYAFAVGGLATPNEGSMKVMAAVMAAGMVPPLAMALATTVRGRLFSKAERENGKAAWFLGASFISEGAIPFAAADPLRVIPASMVGGAVTGALSMAFECTLRAPHGGIFVLPLTGNPLLYLIAIAAGTLTTTALVVLLKGTRRTSGPAQPPAAREAGAAEVAAAA
- a CDS encoding DeoR/GlpR family DNA-binding transcription regulator yields the protein MYAPERQQEILRLAREAGRVDVLSLADRFEVTAETVRRDLKALDRAGLVRRVHGGAIPAGRLDFEPDLSEREATAAGEKDRIAAAALAELPDGGSVVLDAGSTVARLAALIPVESALTVVTHALPVAARLADHTGVDLHLVGGRVRHRTRAAVDAWALRAYAEIRADVLFLATNGFCAQGGLTTPDLAEAAVKRAAMAAARRVVLLADSAKAGQEHFARFGSFAEVDLLITDTGLAPAQHAAIEAAGTEVVLV
- the pfkB gene encoding 1-phosphofructokinase — translated: MILTVTPNPSLDRTYEVPSLDRGAVLRATGDRVDPGGKGVNVSRAVAAAGVRTTAVLPLGGAPGALLAELLTAQGVDVTAVSIAGQTRSNISVAEPDGTLTKINAAGPELSPDESALLLETVRTGSAAASWIACCGSLPRGLDPRWYADLVTRAHEAGARIALDTSGPALVAALPARPDVVKPNASELAEAVGRPLATLGDAVKAAEELRSLGAGAVLASLGGDGQLLVCAQGTFHGTAPVDAVRSDVGAGDASLAGFLIAGGTGPDALASALAHGAAAVQLPGSAMPTPSDLRPDAVRVTQDLPLDLPLSEPTAV
- a CDS encoding vitamin K epoxide reductase family protein: MATNTVGVPRQQGRPRTHDEGEREAAPRGLAWLLAVTGAAGVLASWVITLDKFLLLEDPDFKPACSLNPVVSCGSVMKSDQAAAFGFPNPMLGLVAYAVVVCVGAGLLAGARYRGWFWLGLNAGTLFGVGFCSWLMVQSLYEINALCLWCCLAWVATLLMFWAVTAHTVRTGILPAPGPLRGFFTEFGWAPPALHLGVIGMLVLTRWWEFWTS
- a CDS encoding DUF6227 family protein, coding for MSDPYETTEAHLDRLLGRALNSFDLPDPLVERLGTALAHSSSLYTTHRSPATGAWRESHRHTYLLADGGSVSLWELAYRQESDRAVRYEVFASRAEIRPAVVRLFGEAPAEAALDPAPLPGDAEPGRDPAGLSALFAAADRCRREYTVEESADHARRVLRRAENADRPGAQVAARLRSAYGHRITQAFGTRASLPGGRDAGFSLYEHAFVLLDGAEVSLWEVEHTATPDGRHMCEVYESEEAARGAMRLRARVR